Proteins encoded together in one Eublepharis macularius isolate TG4126 chromosome 2, MPM_Emac_v1.0, whole genome shotgun sequence window:
- the LOC129324604 gene encoding LOW QUALITY PROTEIN: olfactory receptor 1038-like (The sequence of the model RefSeq protein was modified relative to this genomic sequence to represent the inferred CDS: substituted 1 base at 1 genomic stop codon) yields the protein MIEMEXMAGTNYSKTTVKEFILLGITERPELQIPLFVVFLLIYVITEMGNLGIIILIRIDTHLHTPMYFFLSHLAFADFCYSSVIAPKMLENFLAAKKTISYNACAAQLGCFLTFMTTEFFLLAIMAYDRYVAICNPLLYQTIMSQRVCFQLIAALYIYSFGVALFHTIVTFRLSFCSANVINHFYCDDLPLLALSCSDTSTKQILIYVFAGFGFICSLLIVLISYIFILSAILRIRSSQGRQKAFSTCVSHLTAVTIFYGTLIFMYLQPRTNHSLETDKIASVFYTLVIPMLNPLIYSLRNKEVKDALKRTKERILVVL from the coding sequence ATGATTGAGATGGAATAAATGGCAGGCACAAACTACAGCAAAACCACAGTCAAAGAGTTCATTCTTTTGGGGATCACTGAACGTCCAGAGCTGCAAATCCCTCTCTTTGTGGTATTCCTTCTGATCTATGTTATCACTGAGATGGGAAATCTGGGGATAATCATCTTAATCAGGATTGATACCCACCTCCATactcccatgtacttcttcctcagCCACTTAGCTTTTGCTGACTTTTGCTATTCTTCAGTTATTGCGCCTAAAATGTTGGAAAACTTTTTGGCAGCTAAGAAAACCATTTCATACAATGCATGTGCAGCACAGTTGGGCTGCTTCCTAACATTCATGACAACAGAGTTCTTTCTTCTAGCAATAATGGCATATGACCGCTATGTGGCCATCTGTAACCCATTGCTTTATCAAACCATCATGTCTCAGAGAGTGTGTTTCCAATTGATAGCTGCTCTTTATATATACAGCTTTGGTGTTGCTCTGTTTCACACAATAGTCACATTCCGcttgtccttctgctctgctaATGTGATCAATCATTTCTACTGTGATGACCTCCCACTGTTAGCACTTTCTTGTTCTGACACCAGCACTAAACAGATTCTGATCTATGTTTTTGCTGGGTTTGGCTTTATATGCTCCCTTCTCATTGTACTCATCTCTTATATTTTTATCCTCTCTGCCATCCTAAGAATTCGTTCTTCTCAAGGCCGACAGAAAGCCTTCTCTACCTGCGTTTCTCACCTGACAGCTGTTACTATCTTCTATGGAACTCTGATCTTTATGTATTTGCAGCCTAGAACTAACCACTCACTAGAGACTGATAAAATTGCCTCTGTCTTCTACACGCTGGTGATTCCCATGCTGAACCCTTTGATCTACAGTCTGAGAAATAAGGAAGTTAAGGATGCTCTGaagagaacaaaagaaagaatttTGGTTGTTCTCTGA
- the LOC129324752 gene encoding LOW QUALITY PROTEIN: olfactory receptor 1038-like (The sequence of the model RefSeq protein was modified relative to this genomic sequence to represent the inferred CDS: substituted 1 base at 1 genomic stop codon), which produces MADDNRTKTTIKEFILLGITDSPDLQIPLFVIFLLIXVTTVMGNLGIIVLIRIDTHLHSPMYFFLTNLAFIDFCYSSVISPKMLANFLAARKTISYTECAAQLGCFLTCLIAEFFLLAVMAYDRYVAICNPLLYQIIMSQRACIQLVAGPYIYSISVALFHTILTFRLSFCSANVINHFYCDDLPLLALSCSDTSTKQIMIFAFAGFNIVCSLLIVLISYIFILSAILRIHSAQGRQKAFSTCSSHLTAVTIFYGTLVFMYLQPSTSHFLATDKIASVFYTLVIPMLNPLIYSLRNKEVKDALKRTAERIVVVL; this is translated from the coding sequence ATGGCAGATGACAATCGCACCAAGACTACCATCAAGGAGTTCATTCTCTTAGGAATTACTGACAGTCCAGATCTGCAGATCCCTCTCTTTGTAATATTCCTTCTGATCTAAGTTACTACTGTGATGGGAAATCTGGGGATAATAGTCTTAATCAGAATTGACACCCACCTCCATTCTCCAATGTACTTCTTCCTCACCAACTTAGCTTTTATCGACTTTTGCTattcctctgttatttcccctAAGATGCTGGCAAACTTCTTAGCAGCTAGGAAAACAATATCATATACAGAATGTGCAGCACAGCTGGGTTGCTTCCTCACTTGCCTAATCGCAGAGTTTTTCCTCCTGGCAGTAATGGCATATGACCGCTATGTGGCCATCTGTAACCCGCTGCTTTATCAGATCATCATGTCCCAGAGAGCATGCATCCAGTTGGTAGCGGGTCCTTACATATACAGCATTTCTGTTGCTCTATTTCACACAATACTTACATTCCGcttgtccttctgctctgctaATGTGATCAATCATTTCTACTGTGATGACCTCCCACTGTTAGCACTTTCCTGTTCTGACACCAGTACCAAACAGATAATGATATTTGCATTTGCTGGTTTTAATATAGTATGTTCCCTTCTCATTGTCCTcatttcttacatttttatcctctctGCCATCCTCAGAATCCATTCTGCTCAAGGTCGACAGAAAGCTTTTTCCACCTGTTCCTCTCATCTGACAGCTGTTACCATCTTCTATGGAACTCTGGTCTTTATGTATTTGCAGCCTAGTACCAGTCATTTTCTAGCAACAGATAAAATTGCTTCTGTTTTTTACACATTGGTGATTCCCATGCTGAATCCTTTGATCTACAGTCTGAGAAATAAGGAAGTTAAGGATGCACTGAAGAGAACAGCTGAAAGAATTGTGGTTGTTCTGTGA